A part of Paenibacillus donghaensis genomic DNA contains:
- a CDS encoding winged helix-turn-helix transcriptional regulator: MKQYHLGIEATLEIIGGKWKALIICLLMSGAKRTSELQRNIHGISQKVLIQQLRELEKDGLVRRNVYPQMPPKVEYSLTEYGVTANKIVDVMCTWGKENIKMRQLQGEDILLLEEKLPEDVREYLS, translated from the coding sequence ATGAAGCAATATCATTTGGGCATAGAGGCAACACTTGAAATCATCGGCGGCAAGTGGAAAGCGCTGATTATCTGCTTATTGATGTCCGGTGCAAAAAGAACAAGCGAATTACAGCGCAATATTCACGGCATTTCACAAAAGGTTCTGATCCAGCAGCTTCGGGAGCTTGAGAAGGATGGACTTGTCAGAAGAAATGTATACCCACAGATGCCGCCAAAAGTCGAGTACAGCCTCACGGAATATGGAGTTACAGCCAATAAGATTGTTGACGTGATGTGTACTTGGGGGAAAGAGAATATCAAAATGAGACAATTGCAGGGCGAAGATATCCTTCTGCTGGAGGAGAAGCTACCGGAGGACGTTAGGGAATATTTGTCGTGA
- a CDS encoding CDP-alcohol phosphatidyltransferase family protein: protein MVRIQKHIPNALSALRILCSLLLLMVQPLSAMFFGIYIVCGISDVLDGYTARRTNSASPLGANVDSIADAVFTAALLAVFLPLLSLPLWIICWIAAVTLVRLGSLLVGYIKYRALSFLHTYANKATGLMLFSFPFLYSLFGLTATLIVICGLASCSAVEELIINLKSKELLRDQGSMFMK from the coding sequence GTGGTCCGCATCCAAAAACATATACCCAATGCCCTCTCCGCGCTGAGGATACTTTGCTCCCTCCTGCTGCTTATGGTGCAGCCGTTATCCGCCATGTTTTTTGGCATCTATATTGTGTGCGGGATCAGTGATGTACTCGATGGATATACCGCAAGAAGAACCAACAGCGCCAGCCCTTTGGGGGCCAATGTAGACAGTATCGCCGACGCTGTTTTTACAGCCGCTCTGCTGGCTGTCTTCCTGCCGCTTCTTTCTCTGCCCTTGTGGATCATCTGCTGGATCGCCGCTGTCACGCTGGTACGCCTGGGCTCTTTGCTGGTCGGATATATCAAATACCGCGCATTATCCTTCCTTCACACCTATGCGAACAAGGCAACCGGGCTGATGCTGTTCAGCTTCCCGTTTCTGTACAGTCTGTTCGGACTCACTGCAACCCTTATTGTCATATGCGGATTAGCAAGCTGCTCGGCCGTCGAGGAGCTGATCATCAATCTGAAATCGAAAGAACTGTTAAGAGACCAAGGCTCTATGTTCATGAAATGA